In the Nymphalis io chromosome 2, ilAglIoxx1.1, whole genome shotgun sequence genome, one interval contains:
- the LOC126777309 gene encoding xaa-Pro aminopeptidase 3-like has protein sequence MQSLRRFSLSLRIRYSKKPIKQGLCKERARCFSTVENPPDLITSSQFKIPKCIVGQPTCYTHPHMISEGYLTCGITQQEYKERRDTLVNKLAAESEHAHKSHVIVIPAARKQYMSDKIPYVFRQNSDFFYLTGCLEPSAILVMVKTGLGDNYTSVLFVHEKDSHAELWEGPRTGCAVAGSLFAVDEARPVEHFDNFILRIVSTTKPAVLWYQNDCPPNPDIHEIVRSTLRQGHVSLADPQKYLHQMRVIKSPSEVKLMKETCYIGAQSVNLAMACTKPGASEQAVCAALEFSARAAGAEHAAFPAVVAGGPRAAHIHYVANNQLLVAGELLLVDAGSQRWLYNSDISRTWPVSGKFSKHQRILYELVLTVQKRLIEILGEHRPPLDQLFDHMCRLLGTHLQQEGILPRKIDSNELIGKAYRLCPHHVSHYLGLDVHDSPLVRRRVPVQSGMVVTVEPGIYIRPDDTSVPEEFRGVGIRIEDDVLITDGDPLVLTDTCVKEVEDIENIVGKQNI, from the exons ATGCAATCTCTGCGACGGTTTTCATTAAGTTTAA GAATAAGATATTCAAAGAAGCCAATAAAGCAGGGTTTATGTAAAGAAAGAGCGAGATGTTTTTCTACCGTTGAGAATCCGCCAGATTTAATAACAAGTTCTCAGTTTAAGATACCAAAATGTATTGTTGGACAGCCAACCTGTTACACTCACCCGCACATGATATCGGAGGGTTATTTAACGTGTGGTATAACTCAGCAGGAGTACAAGGAAAGGAGAGACACATTAGTGAACAAGTTAGCAGCTGAATCCGAACATGCACACAAATCGCATGTT ATTGTAATTCCAGCCGCTCGTAAGCAGTACATGTCCGATAAGATACCATATGTATTCCGGCAGAACTCTGACTTCTTTTATTTAACTGGATGCCTGGAGCCCTCTGCAATACTCGTCATGGTCAAGACAGGACTAGGAGATAATTACACA AGTGTACTTTTTGTGCATGAAAAAGATAGCCATGCCGAATTGTGGGAGGGACCTCGTACTGGATGTGCGGTCGCAGGGTCACTATTCGCAGTGGACGAAGCACGACCAGTGgaacattttgataattttattttaag AATAGTCTCTACAACAAAGCCAGCCGTACTCTGGTATCAGAACGACTGTCCACCGAATCCAGACATACACGAGATCGTCCGCTCGACGCTCCGACAGGGTCACGTGTCGCTGGCCGATCCTCAGAAATACCTTCACCAGATGCGAGTAATTAAATCTCCATCTGAGGTGAAACTGATGAAGGAGACGTGCTACATCGGTGCACAGTCGGTTAACCTCGCCATGGCGTGTACGAAACCCG GCGCCAGCGAGCAGGCGGTGTGCGCGGCGCTGGAGTTCAGCGCtcgcgcggcgggcgcggagCACGCCGCCTTCCCCGCCGTGGTGGCGGGCGGGCCGCGCGCCGCGCACATACACTACGTCGCCAACAACCAGCTGCTCGTCGCGGGGGAGCTGCTGCTCGTCGACGCAG GTAGTCAAAGATGGCTGTACAACTCTGATATTTCAAGGACATGGCCGGTCTCCGGAAAGTTTTCGAAACATCAACGCATTTTATACGAGCTGGTACTCACGGTGCAG AAACGTCTAATAGAAATACTCGGTGAACATCGCCCCCCTCTGGACCAACTGTTCGACCACATGTGCCGCCTGCTCGGGACACACTTGCAGCAGGAAGGCATCTTGCCGCGGAAGATTGACTCTAACGAACTTATCGGG AAAGCGTACCGCCTGTGTCCGCACCACGTGTCGCACTACCTGGGGCTGGACGTGCACGACTCGCCGCTCGTGCGTCGCCGCGTGCCCGTGCAGAGCGGCATGGTGGTCACCGTCGAGCCAG GTATctacatccgccctgacgacaCTTCCGTACCCGAAGAGTTCCGAGGCGTTGGCATCAGGATAGAGGACGACGTTCTCATCACGGACGGCGACCCGCTCGTACTCACGGACACTTGTGTGAAAGAGGTCGAAGACATAGAGAATATTGTTggcaaacaaaatatttga
- the LOC126777468 gene encoding cysteine-rich with EGF-like domain protein 2 isoform X2 — protein MEIKQRILYDLFTVLVGISHISCSVQPPTMNPGLLTPSKSLGECQSCRLFVESFKNGLERTSRGKYEGGDAAWEEEKLKKSYKRSEIRLVDIQENICAEVSKYAIQCHHMAEQSEEYIEGWWAQDPDESADLYTYICIEKMQVCCPKHHYGKDCAPCIGDHNNLCSGNGKCRGDGTRKGNGTCLCNPEYTGANCDQCALDYFELELEDKNIKKCIPCHRSCLGGCRQATQKDCVACKPGYILDPKDGCVDINECRDDKTCTEDQFCLNSMGSYACVDCHRSCKGCFGDGPDTCVECAKGYLLEEEICTSDVEQEEPSQRLTSARNEEL, from the exons ATGGAAATAAAACAGCGgattctgtatgatttgtttacTGTACTAGTCGGTATTTCTCACATTTCGTGTAGTGTACAACCTCCAACAATGAATCCTGGCCTCCTGACACCATCTAAGTCACTTGGTGAGTGCCAATCTTGTAGACTATTTGTCGAATCATTCAAGAATGGTCTAGAGCGAACCTCCAGAGGGAAGTACGAGGGAGGTGATGCGGCTTGGgaagaagaaaaattaaagaAGTCATACAAGCGAAGTGAAATCCGATTGGTTGATATCCAAGAAAACATATGCGCAGAGGTGTCTAAATATGCAATTCAGTGTCACCATATGGCTGAACAATCTGAAGAATATATAGAGGGATGGTGGGCTCAAGATCCAGATGAATCTGCcgatttatatacctatatttgtATAGAGAAAATGCAAGTCTGCTGTCCGAAGCATCATTATGGCAAGGATTGCGCACCCTGTATTGGTGATCATAATAATCTTTGCAGTGGTAATGGTAAATGTAGGGGAGACGGTACAAGAAAAGGCAATGGAACTTGTTTATGTAACCCAGAATATACTGGCGCCAACTGTGATCAATGTGCTTTAGATTATTTTGAATTGGAACtagaagataaaaatattaagaaatgtatTCCATGTCACAGATCCTGCTTAGGAGGTTGTCGACAGGCAACGCAGAAAGACTGTGTAGCTTGTAAACCGGGATATATACTTGATCCCAAAGATGGCTGTGTCGATATAAATGAATGTAGAGATGATAAAACATGTACAGAAGATCAGTTCTGCTTAAATTCTATGGGATCATATGCTTGTGTTGACTGTCATAGATCATGCAAGGGATGCTTTGGAGATGGACCAGATACATGCGTGGAATGTGCTAAAGGTTATTTGTTGGAAGAGGAAATTTGTACATCTGATGTGGAACAAGAAGAACCATCACAGAGATTGACAAGTGCCAG aaACGAAGAATTGTAA